In one window of Azoarcus olearius DNA:
- the tssE gene encoding type VI secretion system baseplate subunit TssE yields the protein MADLLPLDRLQPALLDRLRDDAPDQRHEAKEARVLGRSQLREAVLRDLTWLLNAMRPPEREGVGVWPEVENSVLNYGMPCFSGETASSLDITDLERAIRDSLLRFEPRIIPGTLEVSTEQHENILDWHNVISVRISAQIWAQPVPLELLLRTQLDLESGLVEVRDINGY from the coding sequence ATGGCTGACCTGCTGCCGCTCGACCGCCTGCAGCCGGCGCTGCTCGACCGCCTGCGCGACGACGCGCCGGACCAGCGCCACGAGGCCAAGGAAGCGCGCGTGCTCGGCCGCAGCCAGCTGCGCGAGGCGGTGCTGCGCGACCTCACCTGGCTGCTCAATGCGATGCGCCCGCCGGAGCGGGAGGGCGTCGGGGTGTGGCCGGAGGTCGAGAACTCGGTGCTGAACTACGGCATGCCGTGCTTTTCCGGGGAAACCGCGTCCTCGCTCGACATCACCGACCTCGAACGCGCAATCCGCGACTCGCTGCTGCGTTTCGAGCCGCGCATCATCCCCGGCACGCTCGAGGTCAGCACCGAGCAGCACGAGAACATCCTCGACTGGCACAACGTGATCAGCGTGCGCATCTCGGCGCAGATCTGGGCCCAGCCGGTGCCGCTCGAACTGCTGCTGCGCACCCAGCTCGACCTCGAAAGCGGCCTGGTCGAGGTGCGCGACATCAACGGCTACTGA
- a CDS encoding Hcp family type VI secretion system effector, producing MASGDMFLKIEGARMGPIKGEAQDALHKDEIDILSWSWGMQGNASATATAGGRSGGASQVSVSELVVSKGFDRASTALLVALRSNEQIKRAVLTMRKAGGPKAVEFLVITMENARIRSVQLSGAGTGDDPVHEQVSISFQKIAVEYRGQEGSGGGNAVSRFETDVTPQ from the coding sequence ATGGCCTCCGGCGACATGTTCCTCAAAATCGAAGGCGCGCGCATGGGCCCCATCAAGGGCGAGGCCCAGGACGCCCTGCACAAGGACGAGATCGACATCCTGTCCTGGAGCTGGGGCATGCAGGGCAATGCCAGCGCCACCGCCACCGCGGGCGGCCGCAGCGGCGGCGCCAGCCAGGTTTCGGTCAGCGAACTGGTCGTCTCCAAGGGTTTCGACCGCGCCAGCACCGCACTGCTGGTCGCGCTGCGCTCCAACGAACAGATCAAGCGCGCCGTACTCACGATGCGCAAGGCCGGTGGCCCGAAGGCGGTCGAGTTCCTCGTCATCACGATGGAAAACGCCCGCATCCGCTCGGTCCAGCTGTCCGGCGCCGGCACCGGCGATGACCCGGTGCACGAGCAGGTCTCCATCTCGTTCCAGAAAATCGCCGTCGAATACCGCGGCCAGGAAGGCAGCGGCGGCGGCAACGCCGTATCGCGCTTCGAAACCGACGTCACGCCCCAATAA
- a CDS encoding type VI secretion system accessory protein TagJ yields MSAPAKTLADAEAALRAGDPDAALAQLQAAVRSQPADAKLRVFLFQLLAVLGQWERALNQLNVATELDASTLAMAQMYRETLRCEVLRAEVFAGKRVPLLFGEPEQWLALLLESLLTAGRGDHAAALRLREQAFELAPSSPGRIDGTPFAWLADADGRLGPVCEAVINGRYYWIPYARLASIDIEAPSDLRDFVWAPAHFVFTNGGETVGVIPTRYPGSESAADGALKLGRRTEWLEHDGDYRGLGQRLLTTDGAEYALLDIRRIEFDAAVDG; encoded by the coding sequence ATGTCCGCCCCCGCCAAAACCCTAGCCGACGCCGAAGCCGCGCTGCGCGCCGGCGACCCCGACGCCGCCCTCGCCCAGCTGCAGGCCGCGGTACGGTCCCAGCCCGCCGATGCCAAGCTGCGTGTGTTCCTGTTCCAGTTGCTGGCCGTGCTAGGCCAGTGGGAGCGCGCCCTCAACCAGCTCAACGTCGCCACCGAACTCGACGCGTCCACGCTCGCGATGGCGCAGATGTACCGCGAGACGCTGCGCTGCGAAGTGCTGCGCGCCGAGGTCTTCGCCGGCAAGCGCGTTCCCTTGTTGTTCGGCGAGCCCGAACAGTGGCTCGCGCTGCTGCTCGAATCGCTGCTGACCGCGGGCCGCGGCGACCATGCCGCCGCGCTGCGCCTGCGCGAACAGGCGTTCGAACTGGCACCCTCCAGCCCCGGCCGCATCGACGGCACGCCCTTCGCGTGGCTCGCCGACGCCGACGGCCGCCTCGGCCCGGTGTGCGAGGCGGTAATCAACGGCCGCTACTACTGGATTCCCTACGCGCGGCTCGCCAGCATCGACATCGAAGCGCCGAGCGACCTGCGCGACTTCGTCTGGGCGCCCGCCCACTTCGTGTTCACCAACGGCGGCGAAACCGTGGGCGTGATCCCCACCCGCTACCCGGGTTCGGAAAGCGCCGCCGACGGCGCGCTCAAGCTCGGCCGCCGTACCGAATGGCTGGAGCACGACGGCGACTACCGCGGCCTCGGTCAGCGCCTGCTGACCACCGACGGCGCCGAATACGCCCTGCTCGACATCCGCCGCATCGAGTTCGACGCCGCCGTCGATGGCTGA